The following coding sequences are from one Triticum aestivum cultivar Chinese Spring chromosome 5A, IWGSC CS RefSeq v2.1, whole genome shotgun sequence window:
- the LOC123102118 gene encoding 50S ribosomal protein HLP, mitochondrial translates to MAAFLRSKCSSVGRTLMGSVGNNLYGGINSSAETVTRPSHCDAISQQIRTFIQMRTNLKVVDNSGAKRVMCIQSLRGKKGARLGDMIIGSVKEAQPRGKVKKGDVVYGVVVRAAMKKGRSDGSEVQFDDNAIVIVNNKGELIGTRVFGPVPHELRKKKHLKILALAEHIV, encoded by the exons TTGGGCGTACGTTGATGGGAAGCGTTGGAAACAATCTGTATGGGGGTATCAATTCGTCTGCTGAAACAGTGACAAGACCATCTCACTGTGACGCTATCAGCCAG CAAATCAGGACATTCATCCAGATGAGAACCAACCTCAAGGTGGTAGACAACTCTGGAGCCAAGCGGGTCATGTGCATACAGTCCTTGAGGGGGAAGAAAGGAGCTAGGCTTGGGGACATGATAATTGGTTCTGTGAAGGAAGCGCAACCTCGCGGCAAGGTCAAGAAAGGTGATGTGGTCTACGGTGTGGTTGTCCGTGCCGCTATGAAGAAAGGACGCAGTGACGGCAGCGAGGTCCAGTTTGATGACAACGCTATCGTCATCGTGAACAACAAAGGCGAGCTGATTGGCACTCGCGTCTTCGGTCCTGTTCCTCATGAGCTCAGGAAGAAGAAGCATCTCAAGATCTTGGCGTTGGCTGAACACATAGTTTGA